A stretch of Triticum aestivum cultivar Chinese Spring chromosome 1D, IWGSC CS RefSeq v2.1, whole genome shotgun sequence DNA encodes these proteins:
- the LOC123180059 gene encoding YTH domain-containing protein ECT2 produces MESARAGSERAGTMDSPEPRIEVEQKPVLASNTKEQTIPVKDEKTVKPTISLDSSVINLPSDVQAQAGTSNIGGEHNVLYPQHMYSSQAQPFYYQGPGYENPPNEWDVYPPYAEGLEAGPAVVYNEDPSMMYHGGYGYDPYAHYSPISTPVPAGVSGDGQLYSPQQFSFSAPYYQQPVQPGMPYLSSPTPISQGETMMPIDPTQGAFMADTLSPNSFLFGPRPEWFRSSEGTGSFPSPAASPQPFGGVSGPFGQSNFPMASGMMSPQQKSFFGFGTPGDSYGRGFSHSGGFPQATNYGGPFPGYGMNGRSFIPIDKGRRRGRGNSLLCSCDGPLDFLNEQSRGPRATRPKKQPEDDSKDEKPSVGLDQEPYNRADFVTEYKNARFFIIKSYSEDNVHKSIKYGVWASTTNGNKKLDAAYHEVKDKEEHCPIFLLFSVNASAQFCGVAEMTGPVNFEKSVDYWQQDKWTGQFPVKWHIVKDVPNNLFRHIILENNENKPVTNSRDTQEVKLEQGLEMLKIFKDHEDDVSILDDFDFYEEREKALLENKARLHQQQQISSSCVADPKRPSTVPTDLVGHGTKTPSVVEPKKPSTVPTDVVGHITKTFAQAVRLGEAKSVSPSGEKVLGGDSSAAAKPVEVKESS; encoded by the exons ATGGAATCGGCGCGTGCCGGATCGGAGAGGGCCG GCACTATGGATTCACCGGAGCCAAGAATCGAGGTCGAACAGAAACCTGTTCTTGCTAGTAACACTAAAGAGCAG ACCATTCCTGTGAAGGATGAGAAAACTGTTAAACCCACTATTTCACTTGATTCAAGTGTTATCAATCTACCAAGTGATGTACAAGCCCAGGCTGGCACATCCAACATAGGTGGGGAGCATAATGTTCTGTATCCGCAACACATGTATTCCTCTCAGGCACAGCCATTCTATTACCAAG GTCCAGGATATGAGAATCCTCCAAATGAATGGGATGTATATCCTCCTTATGCGGAAGGATTGGAAGCGGGTCCAGCG GTTGTGTACAATGAGGATCCTTCAATGATGTACCATGGTGGCTATGGCTATGACCCTTATGCTCATTATTCTCCTATCTCGACGCCGGTACCGGCTGGTGTTAGTGGAGATGGTCAGCTCTACTCTCCTCAGCAGTTCTCCTTCTCGGCTCCTTACTACCAGCAACCAGTACAACCTGGCATGCCGTATTTAAGCTCTCCTACTCCGATATCACAGGGTGAGACAATGATGCCAATTGACCCAACACAAGGAGCTTTTATGGCTGACACTCTGAGCCCAAACAGCTTCCTTTTTGGACCAAGACCGG AATGGTTTAGATCGTCAGAAGGAACTGGTTCATTTCCATCACCTGCAGCTTCACCTCAACCATTTGGTGGTGTTTCAGGGCCGTTTGGACAAAGCAACTTTCCTATGGCTTCTGGGATG ATGTCCCCTCAGCAGAAGTCTTTCTTTGGTTTTGGAACTCCCGGTGACTCGTATGGAAGAGGCTTCTCTCATAGTGGTGGTTTCCCACAAGCCACTAACTACGGGGGTCCTTTCCCTGGCTATGGCATGAATGGCAGAAGTTTTATTCCAATTGATAAAGGGCGCAGGAGAGGAAGGGGTAATTCTTTGTTATGCAGCTGTGACGGTCCACTTGACTTCCTCAATGAGCAAAGCCGGGGTCCACGTGCCACCAGGCCTAAGAAGCAACCAGAGGATGATAGTAAAGATGAGAAGCCTTCTGTTGGACTTGACCAGGAGCCATACAACAGGGCTGACTTTGTTACCGAGTACAAAAATGCTAGATTTTTTATCATAAAATCATACAGCGAAGATAATGTGCACAAGAGCATCAAATATGGTGTTTGGGCTAGCACTACAAATGGAAACAAGAAATTAGACGCAGCCTATCATGAAGTGAAGGACAAGGAAGAACATTGTCCCATTTTTCTGTTGTTTTCG GTGAATGCTAGTGCACAGTTCTGCGGTGTTGCGGAGATGACCGGCCCAGTGAATTTCGAGAAGAGTGTGGACTACTGGCAGCAAGATAAGTGGACTGGCCAGTTCCCTGTTAAGTGGCACATAGTGAAGGATGTTCCAAATAATCTCTTCCGCCATATAATTCTTGAGAACAATGAGAACAAGCCTGTAACCAACAGCCGGGACACACAGGAG GTGAAACTCGAACAAGGACTGGAGATGCTGAAAATCTTCAAGGACCATGAGGATGATGTGTCAATCCTTGATGACTTTGACTTTTACGAGGAACGTGAGAAGGCCCTGCTGGAGAATAAGGCGAGGCTGCATCAGCAACAACAGATATCCAGCTCCTGTGTTGCTGATCCCAAGAGGCCCTCGACTGTACCAACTGACCTGGTGGGTCATGGCACCAAGACTCCTAGCGTTGTTGAGCCCAAGAAGCCCTCGACCGTACCCACTGATGTGGTGGGTCATATCACCAAAACTTTTGCACAGGCCGTGCGGCTTGGCGAGGCCAAGAGTGTGAGCCCTTCTGGCGAGAAAGTCCTCGGTGGAGATTCATCTGCTGCTGCAAAGCCTGTTGAAGTGAAAGAGAGCAGTTGA
- the LOC123180060 gene encoding dihydroneopterin aldolase 2, which produces MAGDGDEEPPATGGDKLILRGLQFHGFHGVKQEEKKLGQKFVVDVDAWMDLAAAGDSDDIAHTVSYTDIYRIAKGVVEGPSRNLLESVAQSIAGSTLLEFPQISAVRVKVGKPHVAVQGIVDYLGVEILRRRGA; this is translated from the exons ATGGCGGGGGACGGCGACGAGGAGccgccggcgacgggcggcgacaaGCTGATCCTGCGGGGCCTGCAGTTCCACGGGTTCCACGGCGTGAAGCAGGAGGAGAAGAAGCTGGGCCAGAAGTTCGTGGTCGACGTGGACGCCTGGatggacctcgccgccgccggggacTCGGACGACATCGCCCACACCGTCAGCTACACCGACATCTACAG GATAGCCAAGGGCGTGGTGGAAGGCCCGTCGCGCAACCTCTTGGAGTCGGTGGCTCAGTCGATCGCCGGCTCCACGCTGCTCGAGTTCCCCCAGATCTCCGCCGTCCGGGTGAAGGTCGGGAAGCCCCACGTCGCGGTGCAGGGCATCGTCGACTACCTGGGTGTGGAGATACTGAGGCGCAGAGGGGCATGA